One window from the genome of Streptococcus halotolerans encodes:
- the mgtA gene encoding magnesium-translocating P-type ATPase — protein sequence MTTKKEQAIRQLAQLPTHQLLEELKTQPEGLDHEQAEQRLEQFGPNKINAEKPRTVWQILRRCFTDPFVLVLSLLMIVSFVTRDIESAVVMLLMIIVSVSISFVQEYKAQQSSQALKQMIENTATVTRSGQKVEIPMEDIVPGDIITLTTGDMIPADAILIQSRDLFINQSSLTGESVPVEKRHERDSDDSSAIFDQSNLIFMGSDVISGSGLAVISHTGEATLFGDIAKKATNQRRKNTFSKGLRDVSKLLIRIIAILFPLVFLLNGFFKHDWSNAFFFAIAVAVGLTPEMLPMIVTSNLAKGANRLAKEKVIVKESEAIQNLGAMDILCTDKTGTITEDRVVLVEHLGADGQSNEQVIEYAFLNSYYQTGWRNLMDVAVIDYFEKHFATPHAYQHKIIDEIPFDFSRRRMSLIVDHNTHHLMITKGSIEEVIEVATHVHINGTRQALTKARQEHFLELSETLNAKGMRVLAVAARDLAEHDLEYSVSDEKEMTILGLIGFLDPAKPSAAEAIQNLHEYGVNVKVLTGDNPIVAAKVCEDVGIRSDKYLLGTDIDQLSDHDLKEIIDKIQLFAKCTPNQKSRLIRLLQEKGHTVGFMGDGINDAPALRTADVGISVDTAADITKDASSIILLEKSLMVLVTGVLEGRIVFENMMKYIKLTLSSNFGNVFSILIASIFLPFLPMLSMQILLQNLIYDLSQLTLPWDNVDNSAIEKPTNWNLTELWNFTWKIGPVSSIFDILTFLVLWYVIGANSLATQGIFQAGWFAVGLATQIGVVHIVRTNKIPFLQSRASTLVLVTSLLGILLGFVILLSPLHTYVDFGEIPGAFWFWFIFLVFGYLITIQLLKKRLQS from the coding sequence ATGACAACTAAAAAAGAACAAGCTATTCGGCAATTAGCTCAATTACCAACGCATCAATTATTAGAAGAGTTAAAGACTCAGCCAGAAGGATTAGATCATGAACAAGCCGAGCAACGCTTAGAACAATTCGGTCCTAATAAAATCAACGCTGAAAAACCAAGGACAGTCTGGCAGATTCTTAGGAGATGTTTTACTGATCCTTTCGTACTTGTTTTATCCCTCTTGATGATTGTCTCATTCGTGACAAGAGATATCGAGTCAGCAGTGGTTATGTTACTAATGATTATTGTCAGTGTCAGTATTTCATTTGTTCAGGAATATAAAGCCCAGCAATCGAGTCAGGCCTTGAAACAGATGATTGAGAATACGGCCACGGTGACACGGTCTGGTCAAAAGGTAGAAATTCCCATGGAAGACATCGTTCCTGGCGACATCATTACACTGACCACTGGCGACATGATCCCTGCCGATGCTATCTTAATTCAGAGTCGAGACTTATTTATCAACCAATCTTCCTTAACCGGTGAGTCTGTTCCTGTTGAAAAAAGACATGAGCGCGACTCTGATGATAGCAGTGCTATCTTTGACCAATCCAATTTGATTTTTATGGGGAGCGATGTGATTAGTGGTTCAGGCTTAGCAGTTATTAGCCACACTGGAGAAGCTACCTTATTTGGAGATATTGCTAAAAAAGCGACCAATCAGCGTCGGAAAAATACTTTTTCAAAAGGGTTAAGAGACGTCAGTAAGTTGCTGATTAGAATTATTGCCATTTTGTTTCCACTAGTCTTTCTTTTAAATGGCTTTTTCAAACACGATTGGAGTAATGCTTTTTTCTTCGCCATTGCTGTAGCTGTCGGTTTAACACCTGAAATGCTTCCTATGATTGTGACCAGTAACTTAGCCAAAGGAGCAAATCGTCTTGCTAAAGAAAAAGTTATTGTCAAAGAAAGCGAAGCCATTCAAAATTTAGGGGCTATGGACATTCTTTGTACAGATAAAACAGGGACCATCACTGAAGACCGTGTTGTCCTTGTTGAACACTTAGGCGCAGATGGTCAAAGTAATGAGCAAGTCATCGAGTATGCCTTTTTAAATTCCTATTATCAAACAGGTTGGCGAAATTTGATGGATGTTGCCGTTATTGACTACTTTGAAAAGCACTTTGCCACACCCCATGCTTATCAACACAAGATTATTGATGAAATCCCCTTTGATTTCTCTAGACGTCGGATGAGTTTAATTGTTGATCACAACACCCATCATTTGATGATTACCAAAGGCTCTATTGAAGAGGTCATCGAAGTGGCTACGCATGTCCATATCAATGGCACCAGACAAGCATTGACCAAAGCCAGACAAGAACACTTTTTAGAACTCAGTGAAACCCTTAATGCCAAAGGGATGCGTGTTTTAGCTGTTGCCGCTAGAGATTTGGCTGAGCATGATCTCGAATACAGTGTTTCTGATGAAAAAGAGATGACCATTCTAGGGTTAATAGGCTTTTTAGACCCAGCGAAACCCTCGGCGGCAGAGGCGATTCAAAACCTACATGAATACGGAGTCAATGTTAAAGTATTGACAGGAGATAATCCGATTGTCGCTGCTAAAGTTTGTGAAGATGTTGGTATTCGTTCAGATAAATACCTTTTAGGAACGGACATTGACCAGCTCTCTGATCATGATTTAAAAGAGATAATTGACAAGATACAGCTGTTTGCAAAATGCACACCCAATCAAAAATCTCGACTCATTAGATTGTTGCAGGAAAAAGGGCATACTGTTGGCTTTATGGGGGATGGTATCAACGATGCACCTGCTCTCAGAACAGCTGATGTCGGCATTTCAGTGGATACTGCTGCAGACATTACCAAAGATGCTAGTTCGATTATTTTACTTGAAAAGAGCCTAATGGTTCTGGTAACAGGTGTGTTAGAAGGTCGAATCGTCTTTGAAAATATGATGAAATACATCAAATTAACCCTCAGCTCAAATTTTGGTAATGTCTTTTCAATCTTGATTGCCAGTATCTTTCTTCCTTTTCTTCCCATGCTGTCCATGCAAATTTTACTCCAAAATCTCATTTATGATTTATCGCAATTAACACTTCCTTGGGACAATGTCGATAACAGTGCGATTGAAAAACCGACCAATTGGAATTTGACGGAACTATGGAACTTTACCTGGAAAATCGGTCCTGTCAGCAGTATCTTTGATATTCTAACTTTTCTCGTCCTATGGTATGTGATTGGGGCTAACAGTTTAGCAACACAAGGTATTTTCCAAGCTGGTTGGTTCGCTGTTGGATTAGCGACTCAAATAGGTGTCGTTCACATTGTTAGAACAAACAAAATCCCATTTCTTCAAAGTCGTGCTAGTACTTTAGTGCTGGTTACCTCACTACTTGGGATTCTTTTAGGCTTTGTGATTTTACTAAGCCCCCTACACACCTATGTTGATTTTGGGGAAATCCCTGGAGCATTTTGGTTCTGGTTTATTTTCTTGGTCTTTGGTTATTTAATAACGATTCAACTGTTGAAAAAACGCCTACAATCGTAA
- a CDS encoding glycoside hydrolase family 1 protein, translating to MTNIFPKEFLWGGATAANQFEGAYNLDGKGLSVQDVTPKGGMPAKAGDHNPIITDQPTEDNLKLEGIDFYHRYKEDIALFAEMGFKVFRLSIAWSRIFPNGDETEPNEAGLQFYDDVFDELAKYGIEPLVTLSHYETPLHLARKYNGWASRELIGFYENYVRTVFTRYKDKVKYWLTFNEVNSVLHAPFMSGGIATPVEELSKQDLYQAVHHELVASASATKIAHEINPDFKVGCMVLAMPAYGMTSNPLDQLAVREFTNQNYLFSDIHARGKYPNYIKRYFKENDIEITFAEGDEELLTHTVDFISFSYYMSAVAAHNPEEYQTGRGNILGGISNPYLEASEWGWQIDPVGLRLVLNDFYDRYQLPLFIVENGLGAKDVLVDGPDGPTVEDDYRIDYLQKHLIQVAEALQDGVELLGYTTWGPIDLVSASTAQLSKRYGFIYVDRNDDGTGSLARYKKKSFNWYKEVIATNGQSLFR from the coding sequence ATGACTAACATATTTCCAAAAGAGTTTCTCTGGGGCGGTGCAACCGCAGCCAATCAATTTGAAGGGGCTTATAACCTTGATGGCAAAGGATTGTCCGTTCAAGATGTGACCCCAAAAGGGGGTATGCCTGCTAAAGCTGGAGACCATAATCCTATCATTACAGATCAACCGACAGAAGATAACCTCAAATTGGAGGGGATTGATTTCTACCATCGTTATAAAGAAGATATTGCCCTTTTTGCCGAAATGGGTTTTAAAGTATTTCGATTGTCGATTGCTTGGTCACGGATTTTCCCAAATGGTGACGAAACAGAACCCAACGAAGCAGGTCTTCAATTTTACGATGATGTCTTTGATGAGTTAGCCAAATACGGTATTGAGCCCTTGGTAACTCTATCTCACTATGAAACGCCCCTCCATCTAGCTCGCAAGTACAACGGATGGGCTAGTCGTGAATTGATTGGATTTTATGAAAATTATGTCCGTACTGTCTTCACACGTTATAAGGATAAAGTTAAGTATTGGTTGACGTTTAATGAGGTCAATTCGGTTCTTCATGCCCCCTTCATGTCTGGCGGGATTGCCACACCAGTTGAGGAGTTATCCAAACAGGACTTATACCAAGCGGTGCACCACGAGTTGGTTGCCTCTGCTTCAGCGACAAAAATCGCTCATGAGATTAACCCTGATTTCAAAGTAGGTTGTATGGTGCTTGCGATGCCAGCCTATGGGATGACCTCAAATCCTTTAGATCAATTAGCTGTACGTGAATTTACAAACCAAAACTATCTCTTCTCGGACATTCATGCGCGTGGGAAATACCCTAATTACATCAAGCGTTATTTCAAAGAAAATGACATTGAGATTACCTTTGCTGAGGGAGATGAGGAATTGTTAACTCATACCGTTGACTTTATTTCTTTCTCATACTACATGTCTGCTGTTGCAGCGCACAATCCTGAAGAGTATCAAACAGGTCGTGGTAATATTTTGGGAGGCATCTCTAATCCTTATCTAGAAGCGTCTGAGTGGGGCTGGCAAATTGACCCAGTAGGTCTTCGTTTAGTGCTAAATGATTTCTATGATCGCTATCAATTGCCACTCTTTATCGTAGAAAATGGTCTGGGTGCTAAGGATGTGTTAGTAGACGGTCCTGATGGACCTACTGTTGAAGATGATTATCGGATTGACTATCTTCAAAAGCATCTAATCCAAGTGGCCGAAGCTCTCCAAGATGGCGTGGAACTATTGGGTTACACCACATGGGGACCAATTGATTTGGTGTCAGCGTCAACGGCACAGCTCTCCAAACGTTACGGCTTTATCTATGTTGATCGCAATGATGATGGAACAGGAAGCTTGGCTCGCTATAAGAAAAAATCATTTAACTGGTACAAAGAAGTGATTGCAACGAACGGTCAATCCTTATTCCGGTAA
- a CDS encoding carboxylesterase family protein, producing the protein MRKIFSLIFSIFVSIVLVACGQETDNTAFKNDVVKEISTGPLKGHIDEENQVLEWLGVPYAEAPVGELRWKAPQPPKKWKEEFDATTKGDSFIQLSNSEIIGTEESLNLDIVRPNTTDSKLPVMVFIHGGNNQTGHAQEIKGNDFVNDVNAVYVSVNYRLGALGFNPLEALKNGTDEENSGNFTLLDIAAALDWVEQNIETFGGDKDNVTLVGFSAGGRDVMATLISPLFKDKYDKAISFSGGMTLADESNSQQIFAKSMAPLVVEDGKKASLEEAEKWLLSSDKEVRDYLYDLSADRLAPLMGNAGIRMSVFPHLYKDGVVIPKEGFETKKYNDVPLLLLTGTSEFSLFAAFDPYFVSPATDGSLFEDQEKLKEFVFAETYGSALYRMSNTVDSARVMSGLYNSPIYITNISYGDDKRVAPKTAPLLGAFHGVFEPLLQDSSNYATFIGDDFKSAGPKELSANFKSYLKEFIANGNPNSDQLPQWKEWTAERNEILQMDASKEEANIQMRVDKQTSKDIIAEMKADTTLSADKKQVLVDNVMKGRWFSQPLEEVVFE; encoded by the coding sequence ATGAGAAAAATATTCAGCCTGATATTTAGTATATTTGTATCTATTGTTTTGGTAGCATGTGGCCAGGAAACTGATAATACTGCCTTTAAGAATGACGTGGTTAAGGAAATTTCAACGGGTCCTCTTAAAGGGCATATTGATGAAGAGAACCAAGTTCTAGAATGGTTGGGGGTACCTTATGCGGAAGCCCCGGTTGGAGAACTAAGATGGAAGGCTCCACAACCTCCTAAAAAATGGAAAGAGGAGTTTGATGCTACGACTAAAGGTGATTCATTTATTCAATTATCGAATAGTGAAATTATTGGGACAGAAGAATCACTTAATTTAGATATTGTAAGACCAAACACAACTGATAGTAAACTACCTGTAATGGTTTTTATTCATGGAGGAAATAATCAGACTGGACATGCGCAAGAAATCAAAGGGAATGACTTTGTAAACGATGTGAATGCTGTTTATGTTTCTGTGAATTATCGTTTGGGAGCGCTAGGGTTTAATCCTTTAGAAGCATTAAAAAATGGCACTGATGAAGAGAATTCTGGGAATTTTACCTTACTTGATATTGCTGCTGCACTAGATTGGGTAGAACAAAATATTGAAACCTTTGGTGGAGATAAGGATAATGTGACCCTGGTCGGTTTCTCAGCTGGCGGACGAGATGTTATGGCAACATTAATCTCCCCCCTGTTTAAAGATAAATATGATAAAGCTATTTCATTCAGTGGTGGTATGACTTTGGCTGATGAATCAAATAGTCAACAAATTTTTGCCAAATCTATGGCTCCATTAGTAGTAGAAGATGGAAAGAAAGCGTCACTGGAAGAAGCTGAGAAGTGGTTGTTGTCATCCGACAAAGAAGTAAGAGACTACCTATATGATCTGTCTGCGGATCGTTTAGCTCCGCTAATGGGAAATGCTGGTATTCGTATGTCAGTATTCCCCCATCTATACAAGGATGGAGTCGTTATTCCTAAGGAAGGGTTTGAAACTAAAAAATATAATGATGTTCCGTTATTGCTGCTGACTGGTACGAGTGAATTTTCACTGTTTGCAGCGTTTGATCCCTATTTTGTATCGCCTGCAACGGATGGTAGTCTATTTGAAGATCAAGAGAAGTTGAAAGAGTTTGTTTTTGCAGAGACGTATGGTAGTGCCCTTTACCGCATGTCAAATACAGTGGATAGTGCAAGGGTTATGAGTGGTCTTTATAACTCGCCTATCTATATAACAAATATTTCTTATGGTGATGATAAGAGGGTTGCACCAAAAACCGCCCCACTCTTGGGAGCCTTTCATGGCGTATTTGAGCCTCTTCTGCAAGATTCCTCAAATTATGCCACTTTTATTGGTGATGATTTTAAATCTGCTGGTCCTAAGGAGTTGAGCGCAAACTTCAAAAGTTATTTGAAAGAGTTTATTGCCAATGGTAATCCGAATAGTGACCAGTTGCCTCAATGGAAAGAATGGACTGCTGAAAGAAACGAAATTCTTCAAATGGATGCAAGTAAAGAAGAAGCTAACATTCAAATGAGGGTAGACAAACAGACTTCTAAGGATATTATTGCAGAAATGAAGGCTGATACGACTCTATCAGCGGATAAAAAACAGGTTTTAGTGGATAATGTGATGAAAGGTAGATGGTTTAGTCAGCCCTTGGAAGAAGTAGTGTTTGAATAG
- a CDS encoding glycoside hydrolase family 2 TIM barrel-domain containing protein translates to MRQELYNNDWLFWKDGDSFALVWNVPEYAQKVTLPHDAMIFEKAYAESKNGSNTGSRDGGNYVYVKTFKAIASDLTKRHVLKFEGSYMNTFVYVNGQLAGKNHNGYTSFYVPIHDFLHEGDNEIRVQVRNAAMSNSRWYSGSGLYRDVYHLTSDDLYIAETGSCVKTLALEEDLATLEVSVPVRNGSSRAKDAQLDLVIKDENGETVQKDSRPYLIKAGEELPIITRLIVTDAKAWSTQTPTLYHLEVSLRDGEEERDRDSRSFGIRTISVDSKRGLRINGQVTNLRGACIHHDSGLLGAATYDIAERRRVRLLKEAGFNAIRMSHHPAAPALLKACDELGMYVMDETFDMWTRFKGDFDYSLIFEEQWRNDVTSMVTVDYNHPSVILYSIGNEIPEIATPHGAHLAKEIHDHIKSLDETRPTLAGINGVFASSDGIPQILRDVAAEKEARGEEVVGNVNDFMTMMGTSMDQIVIHPIVSENLERATAATDIAGYNYMTARYEGDSQTYPNRVMVGSETYPPEIARNWALVERLPSVIGDFTWTGWDYIGEAGVGVPAYNRGEGGFGAQFPCQLAYCGDIDITGVRRPLSYYREIVFGLRKAPYIAVQKPEHYGKHLIKTPWVLSDAIHSWNWSGFEGKPIIVEVYAAGDEVALYLNDTLLEKKVVGQELGCLTCFEIHYQPGVLKAINYSDGTVVGETVLATIDEDRPNLVATVEDNDQLTYVSLSITDQSGQIIPTAEVALQIQVEGGELLGFGTGNPKPNDNYPDSETTTYHGRALAIIQKRDDTATVTVSDKEMITTVTI, encoded by the coding sequence ATGAGACAAGAACTTTATAATAACGATTGGCTTTTTTGGAAAGACGGTGATTCGTTTGCTCTAGTGTGGAATGTGCCGGAATATGCTCAAAAAGTCACACTTCCCCATGATGCTATGATTTTTGAGAAAGCTTATGCTGAAAGTAAAAATGGAAGTAATACTGGTTCTCGTGATGGTGGCAATTATGTCTATGTTAAAACCTTTAAAGCGATTGCAAGTGATTTGACCAAACGTCACGTTCTCAAATTTGAAGGCTCCTACATGAACACATTTGTTTATGTTAATGGGCAATTGGCAGGAAAAAACCATAATGGCTATACTAGTTTTTATGTTCCTATTCACGATTTCTTGCACGAGGGTGATAATGAAATCCGTGTTCAGGTGCGTAATGCTGCGATGAGTAATAGCCGTTGGTACTCTGGAAGTGGACTTTATCGAGATGTTTATCATTTGACTAGTGATGATCTCTATATTGCTGAAACTGGAAGTTGTGTTAAAACATTAGCCTTAGAGGAAGATTTAGCGACTTTAGAAGTGAGTGTGCCTGTCAGAAATGGGTCAAGTCGAGCAAAAGATGCTCAATTGGATCTGGTGATTAAGGATGAAAACGGGGAAACTGTTCAAAAGGACAGTCGACCTTATTTAATAAAAGCTGGTGAGGAATTACCAATTATCACTCGTTTAATCGTCACTGATGCTAAAGCTTGGTCAACTCAAACGCCAACTCTTTATCACTTAGAAGTTTCCCTTCGAGATGGCGAAGAAGAACGTGATAGAGATAGCCGGTCATTTGGTATTCGAACAATCAGTGTTGATAGTAAACGAGGACTTCGTATAAACGGGCAGGTGACTAATCTGCGTGGTGCTTGTATTCACCATGATAGTGGTCTTTTGGGAGCGGCAACTTATGACATAGCAGAGCGCCGTCGTGTACGCTTGCTAAAAGAAGCTGGCTTTAATGCCATTCGTATGTCACATCATCCAGCTGCACCTGCACTTTTAAAAGCTTGTGATGAGTTGGGAATGTATGTCATGGATGAGACATTTGACATGTGGACTCGTTTTAAAGGAGATTTTGACTATAGTTTAATCTTTGAAGAACAATGGCGTAATGATGTGACATCCATGGTAACAGTTGATTATAATCATCCTAGCGTCATTCTATACTCTATTGGTAATGAGATTCCCGAAATCGCTACCCCTCATGGAGCTCATTTAGCTAAAGAAATTCATGATCATATTAAGTCTCTCGATGAGACACGCCCAACTTTAGCTGGGATAAATGGTGTCTTTGCTTCGAGTGATGGCATACCTCAAATCCTGCGGGATGTAGCTGCTGAAAAAGAAGCCAGGGGCGAAGAAGTGGTTGGTAATGTTAATGACTTTATGACCATGATGGGTACCAGTATGGATCAAATTGTCATCCATCCTATCGTCTCTGAAAATCTGGAACGGGCGACAGCCGCAACAGATATCGCTGGTTACAACTACATGACTGCTCGCTATGAGGGCGACAGCCAGACCTACCCTAACCGTGTCATGGTCGGTTCTGAAACCTATCCGCCTGAGATTGCGCGTAATTGGGCCTTGGTGGAAAGATTACCGAGCGTCATTGGTGATTTTACTTGGACAGGTTGGGACTATATCGGTGAAGCTGGTGTTGGTGTTCCTGCCTACAATCGGGGTGAAGGTGGGTTTGGTGCCCAATTCCCTTGTCAATTGGCCTACTGTGGTGACATTGATATCACAGGTGTTCGTCGTCCGCTATCTTACTATCGTGAAATTGTTTTTGGATTGCGAAAAGCCCCTTACATCGCCGTTCAGAAGCCTGAGCACTATGGCAAGCATCTGATTAAAACACCTTGGGTGTTGTCTGACGCTATTCATTCTTGGAATTGGTCAGGTTTCGAAGGAAAACCTATTATTGTGGAAGTATATGCTGCAGGTGATGAAGTTGCTCTTTATCTCAACGATACGCTTCTTGAGAAGAAAGTTGTTGGTCAAGAATTAGGTTGTTTGACTTGCTTTGAAATACACTACCAACCAGGTGTTCTTAAGGCTATTAATTATAGTGATGGAACTGTAGTTGGAGAGACTGTACTAGCAACAATTGATGAAGATAGACCTAATCTTGTAGCAACAGTTGAAGACAATGATCAATTAACCTATGTGAGTTTGAGTATCACAGACCAGTCGGGTCAAATCATTCCGACTGCGGAAGTTGCTCTGCAGATCCAAGTCGAAGGTGGTGAATTACTTGGTTTTGGTACAGGCAATCCAAAACCAAATGATAATTATCCTGATTCAGAAACCACAACTTATCACGGTCGTGCATTAGCTATTATCCAAAAAAGAGATGATACAGCAACAGTCACCGTATCAGATAAAGAAATGATAACAACCGTAACGATTTAA
- a CDS encoding AraC family transcriptional regulator codes for MNKQKEDFRLDIDYDNHLLPYHFYHTEVRNGRPDTLFHWHPELEINYVYEGSARYHIDYDFFNSTAGDIILIRPNGMHSIHPIDHQEHVTDTFLFHLDMIGYSIVDQVSIRYLQPLQNSTYKFVQRIQPHMEGYNEIKRILFDLFQLATEEGRHFEVLLKARLNELIYLLFFHRYVVRKLTDDSYRKDEKLRELIDYINNHYHEELSIASLAEKMGYSKTHFMSVFKQQTGSSCIEFIIQVRLNKACDALVNTRKPIIDIATQVGFNNLSNFNRQFKKYYQLTPSQYRTQFKKKKEAKMLINPTDDVLY; via the coding sequence GTGAACAAACAAAAAGAAGATTTTCGTCTTGATATCGATTACGATAACCACTTATTGCCTTATCACTTTTATCACACAGAAGTTAGGAATGGGCGACCAGATACCCTTTTTCATTGGCATCCTGAGTTAGAGATCAACTATGTCTATGAAGGTAGCGCTCGTTATCATATTGATTACGATTTTTTCAACAGTACTGCTGGTGATATTATCCTCATTCGTCCAAACGGCATGCACTCTATCCATCCTATCGATCATCAAGAACACGTCACTGATACTTTCCTCTTCCACTTGGACATGATTGGCTACTCCATTGTCGATCAGGTGAGCATACGCTATCTCCAACCTTTGCAAAACTCCACCTACAAGTTCGTCCAGCGGATTCAACCCCACATGGAGGGCTACAATGAAATTAAACGGATCCTTTTTGATTTGTTTCAATTAGCCACAGAAGAAGGGAGACACTTTGAAGTCTTGCTCAAAGCCAGATTGAACGAGCTGATCTACTTGCTCTTCTTCCACCGCTACGTGGTTCGAAAATTGACAGACGACAGCTACCGCAAAGATGAAAAACTCAGAGAATTGATTGATTACATCAATAATCATTATCACGAAGAACTATCCATCGCATCTCTGGCTGAAAAAATGGGATACAGTAAAACTCATTTTATGTCAGTCTTCAAGCAGCAAACAGGCTCATCTTGTATCGAATTCATCATTCAAGTAAGGCTAAACAAAGCCTGCGATGCTCTAGTGAACACCCGTAAACCAATCATAGACATCGCCACGCAAGTTGGTTTTAACAACCTCTCCAACTTCAATCGCCAATTTAAAAAGTATTACCAACTAACACCAAGTCAATATCGAACACAATTCAAGAAGAAGAAAGAAGCTAAAATGCTGATTAACCCCACCGATGATGTTCTCTATTAA
- a CDS encoding beta-glucoside-specific PTS transporter subunit IIABC gives MAKKDYTELAKDIVAHVGGKDNVVNLRHCVTRLRFVLKDESKADTDYLKARDGVVTVVKAGGQYQVVIGNHVPDVYAAVLEQGVSGIGSLDIDEGDDFNGNLFDRFIDVISSIFQPFLGALTAAGILKGVTALCLALGMNDKSSVYIVLNTLGDGLFQYLPMILAVTAAQKFKMNIFTAIAIAGALLYPNLEATLAEATGFNIALPAGGYFQTVLPIILAIFVASKIEKFMAKMSPDSLKMFLVPLVTIAITVPLTFLAVGPVANTASAWVGAAFQAIYGFSPILYGLVLGGLWQVLVMFGLHWGLVPIAILDFAMNKQSTFLVAAGLPNFTQTGVLLAIWLKTKEDKVKKGAMPALISSLVGVTEPAIYGYTLPMKIPFYISCVVSAIVGAFVSFFGTTGYAMGGLGIFQYPSYINPTTKDFTFMWVMLAGTAIAIILSFIIQYFAPVPTLYGNPTEEKVKEAEAVAAEEVVDIKQEIIASPLIGNIVALENVPDEVFASGAMGKGIAVDPADGVVVAPANAEVSLVFPTNHAIGLKTENGAEILIHIGMDTVSLAGKGFKNFVAVGDKVTPGQKLLEFDVNAIKAAGLPVITPIIITNTDHYADVLTTQEGRVNIGDYLLTTVQ, from the coding sequence ATGGCTAAAAAAGATTACACTGAGTTGGCAAAAGATATTGTTGCTCATGTTGGTGGCAAGGATAATGTTGTCAACCTTCGTCATTGTGTGACGCGTTTGCGTTTTGTTTTGAAAGACGAAAGCAAGGCAGATACGGATTACCTCAAAGCGCGTGATGGTGTCGTAACTGTTGTTAAAGCTGGGGGACAGTACCAAGTTGTTATTGGGAACCATGTTCCAGATGTTTACGCAGCTGTTCTCGAACAAGGTGTTTCTGGTATTGGTTCACTTGATATCGATGAGGGTGATGATTTTAATGGCAACCTTTTTGATCGCTTTATCGATGTCATCTCTTCTATTTTCCAACCATTCCTTGGTGCTTTGACTGCAGCCGGTATCTTAAAAGGGGTTACAGCACTTTGCTTGGCTCTAGGAATGAATGATAAAAGTAGTGTTTATATCGTTTTGAACACGCTTGGCGATGGTTTATTTCAATATCTACCAATGATTTTGGCTGTCACTGCAGCTCAAAAATTTAAAATGAATATATTTACAGCTATTGCTATTGCTGGGGCGCTTCTTTATCCTAACTTAGAAGCTACTTTGGCAGAAGCTACTGGCTTTAACATTGCCTTGCCAGCTGGTGGGTACTTCCAAACGGTTCTTCCAATTATTTTAGCTATCTTTGTGGCTTCAAAAATTGAAAAATTCATGGCAAAAATGTCACCAGATTCATTGAAAATGTTCTTGGTACCGTTGGTTACTATTGCCATCACAGTTCCTCTAACATTCTTAGCAGTGGGACCTGTTGCTAACACAGCATCTGCATGGGTTGGAGCAGCCTTCCAAGCTATCTACGGTTTTAGCCCAATTCTTTACGGTTTAGTACTAGGTGGTCTATGGCAAGTATTAGTTATGTTTGGACTTCATTGGGGTCTGGTTCCGATTGCTATCTTGGACTTTGCAATGAACAAGCAAAGTACATTCCTTGTTGCCGCAGGTCTTCCAAACTTTACACAAACAGGTGTTCTTTTGGCAATCTGGCTTAAAACAAAAGAAGATAAAGTTAAGAAAGGTGCAATGCCTGCCTTGATTTCATCACTTGTTGGGGTTACAGAACCAGCTATTTATGGTTACACTCTCCCAATGAAAATTCCATTCTATATCTCATGTGTGGTTTCTGCTATTGTCGGTGCCTTTGTATCATTCTTTGGTACAACTGGTTATGCCATGGGTGGTCTTGGAATCTTCCAGTATCCTTCATACATTAACCCAACAACAAAAGATTTCACATTCATGTGGGTAATGCTTGCTGGTACAGCAATTGCTATCATTCTATCATTTATCATTCAATACTTTGCACCAGTTCCAACGCTTTATGGAAATCCAACTGAAGAAAAAGTCAAAGAAGCAGAAGCAGTTGCAGCGGAAGAAGTTGTTGATATCAAACAAGAAATTATTGCTAGTCCACTTATCGGTAACATCGTAGCTCTTGAAAATGTTCCTGATGAAGTCTTTGCTTCAGGAGCAATGGGGAAAGGGATCGCTGTTGATCCAGCGGACGGTGTTGTTGTTGCACCCGCGAATGCAGAAGTATCGCTTGTCTTTCCAACAAATCACGCTATCGGTCTTAAAACTGAAAATGGCGCTGAAATCTTAATTCATATCGGCATGGATACTGTGTCATTGGCTGGTAAAGGTTTCAAGAACTTTGTTGCCGTTGGTGATAAAGTGACACCAGGACAAAAACTTCTTGAATTTGATGTTAATGCCATCAAAGCAGCGGGTCTTCCAGTTATCACCCCAATTATTATCACAAATACTGATCATTATGCAGATGTGTTAACAACCCAAGAAGGTCGTGTCAACATAGGTGACTACCTTCTAACAACAGTTCAATAA